In one Deltaproteobacteria bacterium genomic region, the following are encoded:
- a CDS encoding homoserine dehydrogenase codes for MSKIHVGIIGFGTVGSGTAEILLKNREVIRNRVGSEILLKRIADLDIDTDRGVAVDRDLLTTDALDIINDPEIQIVVELIGGLTRSKDYILAAMAKGKHVVTANKALLAEHGEEIYRASEEYGVGLAFEASVGGGIPIIRSLREGLSANRINTIMGILNGTSNYILTRMTQKGLPYDRAVQEAVELGYAEDPPTLDVDGTDAGHKLAILISLAFGVPVPFSSIYREGIDRLTPEDIRFAGEFGYCLKLLAIARNFDGSVEARVHPTMIPRDHIMANVNGVFNAIYMEGDFVGPNLYYGLGAGRKPTGSAVVSDIISLAREIKGGSNNLIPPLGHACPRGSDLIIRPVEEIRCPYYFRFSAMDQPGVLSKISGILGDHDISLYSVIQKGRKANGSVPVVMLTHEARESSVRKAMALIDKLDVLTAKTMVIRVEEG; via the coding sequence ATGTCGAAGATTCACGTAGGAATCATCGGTTTTGGGACGGTCGGATCGGGGACCGCGGAGATCCTGCTTAAGAACCGGGAAGTCATTCGAAACCGTGTGGGCTCCGAGATCCTGCTGAAGAGGATCGCCGACCTGGACATTGACACGGACAGGGGGGTGGCTGTTGACCGCGACCTCCTGACGACGGACGCCCTGGATATCATCAATGATCCCGAGATCCAGATCGTCGTTGAACTCATCGGGGGCCTCACCCGGTCCAAGGACTATATCCTTGCCGCCATGGCCAAGGGAAAGCATGTGGTGACCGCCAACAAAGCCCTCCTGGCGGAACACGGCGAGGAGATCTACAGGGCCTCGGAAGAATACGGGGTAGGCTTGGCCTTTGAGGCCAGCGTGGGCGGCGGCATTCCCATCATTCGATCCCTGAGGGAGGGGCTGTCCGCCAACCGGATCAACACGATTATGGGGATCCTGAACGGGACGTCCAATTACATCCTGACCCGGATGACCCAAAAGGGGCTGCCCTATGACCGGGCCGTACAGGAGGCCGTTGAACTGGGATACGCGGAGGATCCCCCCACCCTCGACGTGGACGGCACGGATGCCGGACACAAACTAGCAATTCTGATCTCCCTCGCCTTCGGAGTTCCTGTCCCCTTCAGCAGTATCTACCGGGAAGGGATCGACAGGCTTACTCCCGAGGATATCCGCTTCGCGGGAGAATTCGGTTACTGCCTGAAGCTGCTCGCAATCGCCAGAAACTTTGACGGGAGCGTCGAGGCCAGGGTTCATCCTACCATGATCCCCCGGGATCACATCATGGCCAACGTAAACGGGGTCTTCAATGCCATTTACATGGAAGGGGATTTCGTGGGGCCTAACCTTTACTATGGTCTCGGTGCGGGCAGGAAGCCAACGGGCAGCGCCGTGGTCTCCGACATCATCTCCCTCGCCAGGGAGATAAAGGGAGGAAGCAACAACCTGATCCCTCCCCTCGGACATGCCTGCCCGCGGGGGTCTGACCTCATCATTCGCCCCGTGGAGGAAATCCGGTGTCCATACTATTTTCGCTTTTCCGCCATGGACCAGCCCGGCGTATTATCAAAGATCTCGGGCATCCTGGGAGATCATGACATCAGCCTTTACTCAGTGATCCAGAAGGGCAGGAAGGCGAACGGCTCGGTGCCGGTGGTCATGCTGACCCATGAGGCCAGGGAGAGCAGTGTGCGGAAGGCCATGGCACTGATCGATAAGTTGGACGTCTTGACCGCCAAGACCATGGTGATCAGGGTGGAAGAGGGCTAA